The following proteins come from a genomic window of Pelagicoccus albus:
- a CDS encoding 2-oxoacid:acceptor oxidoreductase family protein, whose translation MIASKPKYPGIRITTNGNQLVALYTEARIAEAGVFYPITPSTEMGEMFEFARAKGQLNVFGQPTLAIEAEGEHAAQGGAIAQSVTGKRTVNFTSGQGIVYGVEQYYHAPGKLSTMVLEVAARALTKHALNVHCGHDDIYAALDTGWIMMFAKDAQQAADQAVILRKVTEKALTPGMNIQDGFLTSHLERTFLKHESGLLREFLGSPDDIIECPTEAQKELFGPTRRRIPKVIDLADPALIGPVQNQEHYMNGVVARRNNFIEPILGFIEEAYNEFGNLTGRHYSLVTEYRNDDAEVTFVTLGSAAENIEAAVDYLRETRGAKVGSVHVNVIRPFPQAAIVNALRGKKACIILERTDEPLAGDNPLAREVRAALTKSYIHPGFAHRDGLPTIEQSEVPRNYSGVYGLGSRDFRPEHIIGAYEFVAEGRARQDGKKADDGVTFMNLGVNHPYSVVSEDTPSLLPKDAVAVRLHSIGGWGMITTGKNLAEIIGDLGTYVAQRDNELDENGNPKEVVHVSANPKYGSEKKGSPTEYFLTAAPERVRVNCDLKHVNVVLCCDPKAFTHINPIKGLVEGGAFIWESAEAPEKAWQRIPSKYRQEIIDKKIRVFILPGFNIAKKATNRPELQLRMQGNSFLGAFFKVSPFLNTFGITEDHFKEVVRAQYEKKFGKFGAAVVDSNMEVMTQGGTQIVEVPYGPVDAPDLSAMRGEMLMPNSDCGGACGCTPDAAQPAGTPMYRTETFDKEFRAGLGYDQPATPLAAVGVMASATGATTSKYGARRETPRYYAENCTQCMECITSCPDTALPNTAQDLQTILRTAVENYVREPEQRALIAAAIPDVDSAIRERMKDNAKKKAGESVRELVMEIVRAEQKISAEAADELDAVLKILPLAYLKVPAVFFSLERKQAGAGGIFSIFVSDLCKGCGLCVEVCGDHDALRMVEDTEEYNAEILSATEFLKLLPNTDQKFLGLYKDEAPEESRPAAWRNHMMVNRNYDALVSGDGACAGCGEKPVLHALASVTEAYMRPIYHKKADRFLEKVAKLKAEGPTALDKLAKEDAKSYATWKRMVAHIIMGLGGDSDSDTDARLAAHGEISDADCIDAIAAVLETEAFNHKKLQTIDGRLANGMSVMAMGAHTGCNTVYGSTPPNNPHPYPWMNSLFQDGATISWMMGESFMTENARRSVIPERMIDHLLDGDVLDDVSYFDYTHFTDALMTDEEIKELPKVWCVGGDGAMGDIGFQNVSKVLLQNRPNVKLLMLDTQVYSNTGGQNSDHSPMTGGFDMNQAGAASQGKLNEMKNIAECFLNGHGSPYLAQVSMADAAKLYTSLLEGLQYRGTAFFQCYTTCQPEHGVADNMATIQAGMARESRCLPEFVFNPQLGESYPEALSLKGNKNPDRDWWQAKYSETKEPYSFTIAHWACTEARFRQHIKKATPEEVERMEHLEDVLLRVTQQDVVHRRFNNPRNLSYIPDFGVYILYDAGNGKHVPMKMSRQMVLFNIERRKAWRMLQSHAGIVNSDYEAQKALLAKVNKGEISIEDVKAQGRSLLAAEA comes from the coding sequence ATGATCGCTTCGAAACCGAAATATCCTGGGATACGTATCACGACTAACGGTAACCAACTGGTTGCCCTCTACACAGAGGCCCGCATCGCGGAAGCCGGCGTATTCTACCCCATCACCCCCTCCACCGAAATGGGCGAAATGTTTGAGTTCGCCCGAGCTAAAGGTCAGCTAAATGTCTTTGGCCAGCCGACCCTCGCCATCGAGGCGGAAGGCGAACACGCTGCTCAGGGCGGCGCCATCGCCCAATCAGTCACCGGCAAACGTACCGTCAATTTCACCTCCGGTCAGGGTATCGTCTACGGCGTCGAGCAATACTACCACGCCCCAGGGAAGCTCTCCACTATGGTTCTGGAAGTCGCGGCCCGCGCCTTGACCAAGCATGCCCTTAACGTGCATTGTGGCCACGACGACATCTACGCCGCTCTCGATACGGGCTGGATCATGATGTTCGCCAAGGACGCTCAGCAAGCCGCCGACCAAGCCGTCATCCTTCGCAAGGTAACCGAGAAGGCCCTCACTCCGGGCATGAACATCCAGGACGGCTTCCTGACTTCCCACTTGGAGCGTACCTTCCTCAAGCACGAGTCCGGCCTGCTCCGCGAATTCCTTGGCTCGCCGGACGACATCATCGAATGTCCAACAGAAGCCCAAAAGGAACTCTTCGGACCAACCCGCCGCCGCATCCCGAAGGTAATCGACCTCGCCGATCCTGCCCTCATCGGCCCTGTTCAGAATCAGGAGCACTACATGAACGGCGTCGTCGCTCGACGTAACAATTTCATCGAACCGATCCTCGGCTTCATCGAAGAAGCTTACAACGAATTCGGAAACCTGACCGGACGCCACTACAGCCTTGTCACCGAGTACCGCAACGACGACGCGGAGGTCACCTTCGTGACTCTCGGTTCCGCAGCTGAAAACATCGAAGCGGCCGTCGACTACCTCCGCGAAACGCGCGGTGCCAAGGTCGGATCCGTCCACGTCAACGTCATCCGTCCTTTCCCACAAGCAGCCATCGTTAACGCTCTGCGCGGCAAAAAGGCCTGCATAATCCTCGAACGTACCGACGAACCACTCGCAGGCGACAACCCCTTGGCTCGCGAAGTTCGCGCCGCCCTGACCAAGAGCTACATCCATCCGGGCTTCGCCCACCGCGACGGATTGCCAACCATCGAGCAGAGCGAAGTTCCACGCAACTACTCCGGCGTCTACGGACTCGGATCGCGCGACTTCCGTCCAGAGCATATCATCGGAGCCTACGAATTCGTAGCAGAAGGCCGTGCTCGCCAAGACGGCAAGAAAGCCGACGACGGCGTCACCTTCATGAACCTCGGTGTCAACCACCCTTACTCCGTGGTCTCGGAAGATACGCCATCGCTCTTGCCAAAGGACGCGGTCGCCGTTCGCCTCCACTCCATCGGCGGCTGGGGTATGATCACCACGGGTAAGAACTTGGCCGAGATCATTGGCGACTTGGGTACCTACGTTGCCCAACGCGACAACGAATTGGACGAAAACGGCAACCCCAAGGAAGTCGTCCACGTATCGGCCAACCCAAAATACGGATCGGAGAAGAAGGGCTCGCCAACCGAATACTTCCTCACCGCCGCCCCTGAGCGCGTCCGCGTAAACTGCGACCTCAAACACGTAAATGTGGTGCTCTGCTGCGACCCGAAGGCCTTCACCCATATCAACCCGATCAAGGGTCTAGTTGAAGGCGGTGCCTTCATCTGGGAATCTGCCGAAGCTCCCGAAAAGGCATGGCAGCGCATCCCATCCAAGTACCGCCAAGAGATCATCGATAAGAAGATCCGCGTCTTCATCCTCCCAGGCTTCAACATCGCTAAGAAGGCAACCAACCGTCCGGAGCTGCAGCTCCGCATGCAGGGTAATTCCTTCCTCGGTGCATTCTTCAAGGTATCTCCCTTCCTGAACACCTTCGGCATCACCGAAGACCACTTCAAGGAAGTCGTTCGTGCCCAGTACGAGAAGAAGTTCGGCAAGTTCGGTGCCGCGGTTGTGGACTCCAACATGGAAGTCATGACCCAAGGCGGAACCCAGATCGTAGAAGTTCCTTACGGACCTGTCGACGCTCCGGACCTCTCCGCCATGCGTGGCGAAATGCTGATGCCTAACAGCGACTGCGGAGGAGCTTGCGGTTGCACGCCGGACGCAGCTCAGCCAGCAGGCACTCCGATGTACCGCACCGAGACTTTCGACAAGGAGTTCCGTGCCGGTCTTGGATACGATCAGCCCGCCACTCCGCTGGCCGCAGTGGGCGTGATGGCTTCCGCCACCGGAGCGACGACTTCGAAGTACGGAGCCCGTCGAGAGACACCTCGCTACTACGCGGAAAACTGTACCCAGTGTATGGAGTGTATCACGTCTTGTCCGGATACGGCCTTGCCGAACACTGCTCAAGACCTGCAAACCATCCTTCGCACCGCGGTTGAAAACTACGTCCGCGAGCCCGAGCAACGCGCCCTCATCGCGGCGGCCATTCCAGATGTCGACTCCGCCATCCGCGAGCGCATGAAGGACAACGCCAAGAAAAAGGCAGGCGAATCCGTGCGCGAATTGGTCATGGAAATCGTCCGGGCCGAGCAAAAGATCTCTGCTGAAGCGGCCGACGAGCTGGACGCAGTCTTGAAGATCCTTCCGCTCGCATATCTCAAGGTTCCGGCCGTCTTCTTCTCCCTCGAGCGCAAGCAAGCGGGTGCCGGCGGCATCTTCTCCATCTTCGTTTCCGACCTTTGTAAAGGCTGTGGACTTTGCGTGGAAGTTTGTGGCGACCACGACGCCCTTCGCATGGTGGAAGACACCGAGGAGTACAACGCCGAGATTCTCTCTGCCACCGAGTTCCTCAAGCTCCTGCCCAACACGGACCAGAAGTTCCTCGGCCTCTATAAAGACGAGGCTCCTGAAGAATCCCGTCCAGCGGCTTGGAGAAACCACATGATGGTTAACCGCAACTACGACGCCCTCGTATCGGGTGACGGAGCTTGCGCAGGCTGTGGCGAAAAGCCAGTGCTTCACGCCCTCGCTTCGGTGACCGAAGCCTACATGCGCCCGATCTACCACAAGAAGGCGGATCGCTTCCTGGAAAAGGTTGCCAAGCTCAAAGCCGAAGGCCCTACAGCCCTCGACAAGCTAGCCAAGGAGGACGCCAAGTCTTACGCGACTTGGAAGCGCATGGTGGCTCATATCATCATGGGACTAGGTGGCGACTCCGATTCCGATACCGACGCACGCCTCGCGGCCCACGGCGAAATCTCCGATGCCGATTGCATCGACGCCATCGCGGCCGTGTTGGAAACCGAAGCCTTCAACCACAAGAAGCTACAGACCATCGACGGTCGCCTCGCCAACGGCATGTCCGTCATGGCCATGGGTGCTCACACCGGATGTAACACGGTCTACGGTTCCACGCCTCCGAACAATCCTCACCCATACCCATGGATGAACTCCCTCTTCCAGGACGGAGCGACCATCTCGTGGATGATGGGCGAGAGCTTCATGACTGAGAACGCTCGCCGCTCCGTCATACCAGAGCGTATGATCGACCACTTGCTCGATGGCGACGTGCTAGACGACGTGAGCTACTTCGACTACACCCACTTCACCGACGCCCTCATGACCGATGAGGAAATCAAAGAGCTCCCCAAGGTTTGGTGTGTTGGCGGTGACGGAGCGATGGGCGATATCGGCTTCCAAAACGTTTCTAAGGTTCTCCTTCAGAACCGTCCAAACGTGAAGCTGCTCATGCTCGATACTCAGGTTTACTCGAACACCGGCGGTCAAAATTCTGACCACAGCCCGATGACTGGCGGCTTCGACATGAACCAGGCCGGCGCAGCGTCCCAAGGTAAGCTCAACGAGATGAAAAACATCGCCGAGTGTTTCCTCAACGGACACGGCTCCCCTTACCTCGCTCAAGTCTCTATGGCCGACGCCGCCAAGCTCTATACTAGCTTGCTCGAAGGTTTGCAGTACCGCGGCACCGCCTTCTTCCAGTGTTACACCACTTGTCAGCCAGAACACGGCGTGGCGGACAACATGGCGACCATCCAAGCCGGCATGGCTCGCGAAAGCCGTTGCTTGCCCGAGTTCGTCTTCAATCCGCAACTCGGCGAGTCCTACCCCGAAGCTCTCAGCTTGAAGGGCAACAAAAACCCGGACCGCGACTGGTGGCAGGCCAAGTACAGCGAAACCAAGGAGCCATACTCCTTCACCATCGCTCACTGGGCGTGCACGGAAGCCCGCTTCCGCCAGCACATCAAGAAGGCGACGCCTGAAGAAGTGGAGCGTATGGAACACCTCGAGGACGTCCTCCTCCGCGTCACGCAACAGGACGTCGTGCATCGTCGCTTCAACAATCCGAGAAACCTCTCCTACATCCCCGACTTCGGAGTCTACATCCTCTACGATGCGGGCAACGGCAAGCACGTGCCAATGAAGATGAGCCGCCAAATGGTCCTCTTCAACATCGAGCGCCGCAAAGCTTGGCGTATGCTGCAAAGCCACGCCGGTATCGTGAATTCCGACTACGAAGCCCAAAAGGCCCTCCTCGCCAAAGTGAACAAGGGAGAAATCAGCATCGAAGACGTGAAGGCCCAAGGCCGCTCCCTACTCGCCGCTGAAGCCTAA
- a CDS encoding UDP-3-O-acyl-N-acetylglucosamine deacetylase, with translation MSETTKDELGQVLEGNEEDLAKALAAFNSLAVDQDWSGDAPAPRLDRPRTIANAMEVSAPGTFSKNAIRTLRLEPTELSGWWLQRTDLPDSRPIKVSIRNVWTTGEIVSNIVLRSGSSHNYVRLVEHIIALKAGMDVDNLLIKLDSGDPPLFNEGSKELVEAINAAGRRELDGKVRYFTVKERVSLLTPHGGILRIDPIDDGDFALRIDCARDFPNAIGQQRIRFVNNDRSFLHGSTARTNTTARQKLLVSTIGKLFAESRNLGYNANNVLIAGKNKYSNVATHLENGKSLEAAWHRAVLDLLAALALIDEGRFVGKIVDYKGGHYPDVEMVKLLYAYDVLKEV, from the coding sequence ATGAGCGAAACGACAAAGGACGAACTCGGGCAAGTGCTCGAAGGCAACGAGGAGGATTTAGCCAAGGCATTGGCTGCGTTTAATTCGCTAGCGGTCGACCAGGACTGGAGCGGCGACGCGCCAGCTCCAAGACTTGATCGTCCTCGCACCATAGCCAATGCCATGGAAGTGAGCGCTCCGGGCACGTTTTCCAAGAACGCGATTCGCACGCTCAGACTGGAGCCTACGGAGTTGAGTGGCTGGTGGTTACAGCGAACGGATTTGCCTGATTCGCGGCCCATCAAGGTCTCGATCCGCAACGTTTGGACGACTGGAGAGATCGTGAGCAACATCGTGTTGCGTTCCGGTTCTTCGCACAATTACGTCCGCCTCGTGGAGCATATCATCGCCCTGAAGGCCGGCATGGATGTGGACAATCTCCTGATCAAGCTCGATTCCGGAGATCCGCCCCTTTTCAACGAAGGCAGCAAGGAGCTGGTGGAAGCCATCAATGCGGCCGGCCGTAGGGAGTTGGATGGCAAGGTGCGTTATTTCACTGTCAAAGAGCGGGTTTCGCTCCTCACGCCACACGGTGGCATATTGAGAATCGATCCAATCGATGACGGAGATTTCGCCCTTCGAATCGACTGCGCTCGCGATTTCCCCAATGCGATCGGCCAACAGAGAATTCGCTTCGTCAATAATGACCGATCCTTCCTGCACGGTTCCACCGCTCGCACCAATACCACGGCTCGCCAGAAGCTTTTGGTGAGCACCATCGGCAAGCTTTTTGCGGAATCCCGAAATCTCGGCTACAACGCGAACAACGTGCTCATCGCGGGCAAGAACAAGTACTCGAATGTGGCGACTCACCTAGAGAACGGAAAGTCGCTGGAAGCCGCCTGGCACCGCGCTGTGCTAGACTTGCTGGCGGCCTTGGCCCTAATCGACGAAGGCCGTTTTGTGGGCAAAATCGTGGACTATAAGGGCGGGCACTATCCGGATGTGGAGATGGTGAAGCTGCTCTACGCTTACGATGTCCTGAAGGAAGTCTAG